The Rhinatrema bivittatum unplaced genomic scaffold, aRhiBiv1.1, whole genome shotgun sequence genome includes a window with the following:
- the LOC115082322 gene encoding thioredoxin-like produces the protein MVKEIQSKGEFDQILIESSDKLVVTDFSASWCGPCKKIAPYYEALCKQYKDVVFLKVDVDEVADLAEAWEISSMPTFMFFKKGKKVAVIKGAYAEDLKAKIEELKC, from the exons GGGGAGTTTGACCAAATACTAATTGAGTCGTCTGATAAACTTGTAGTGACAGACTTCTCAGCTTCATGGTGTGGCCCGTGCAAAAAGATTGCTCCATATTATGAA gcATTATGCAAACAGTATAAAGACGTAGTGTTCCTTAAAGTTGATGTGGATGAAGTGGCG GATCTAGCAGAAGCCTGGGAAATCTCATCCATGCCAACATTCATGTTCTTCAAGAAAGGCAAGAAG GTAGCTGTAATTAAGGGAGCCTATGCAGAAGACCTGAAGGCCAAGATTGAGGAGCTGAAATGTTGA